The following proteins are encoded in a genomic region of Synechococcus sp. ROS8604:
- a CDS encoding carbohydrate ABC transporter permease — MALPSTSKQRSTLIAWGFLAPALILLSLSVLIPALMALVISFTQTGLDVTEPLKFIGLTNFQRLLGDPMFYQVLGTTLIYLFGVVPPIVIGSLTLAVLVNRILPGVHILRAAFYTPVLVSIVVAAIAFRWLYAENGLINGWLDTLFGQGFIPIDFLTNPLLALPSVMLVTLWKGLGYYMVIFLGGLQGIPKELYEAAELDGSEGWRKHVDITLPLLRPYVTLVAVISAIAATKVFEEVFLMTQGGPADSTRTLVYYVYDQAFAELEISYACTVGLALFLLVLLLTAIRLAFGGERSLI; from the coding sequence ATGGCCCTGCCCTCAACGTCCAAACAGCGTTCCACGCTTATTGCTTGGGGATTCTTAGCTCCTGCACTGATTCTCCTAAGCCTGTCCGTTTTGATTCCGGCATTGATGGCGCTGGTGATCAGTTTCACGCAAACAGGTTTAGATGTCACCGAGCCCCTGAAATTCATCGGCTTAACCAATTTTCAGCGACTTCTTGGCGATCCAATGTTTTATCAGGTGCTCGGCACCACGTTGATTTATTTATTCGGAGTCGTTCCTCCCATTGTGATCGGCTCCTTAACGCTGGCGGTTCTTGTGAATCGAATCCTCCCAGGTGTGCACATCCTCCGCGCTGCTTTTTATACGCCGGTGTTGGTGTCGATCGTGGTGGCTGCCATTGCTTTTCGATGGCTCTATGCCGAAAACGGTCTCATCAACGGTTGGCTTGACACCTTGTTTGGTCAAGGATTCATCCCCATTGATTTTTTAACCAATCCATTATTGGCCCTTCCTTCCGTGATGCTCGTCACCCTCTGGAAGGGGCTGGGCTACTACATGGTGATTTTCCTGGGGGGACTTCAGGGCATCCCAAAGGAGCTGTACGAGGCCGCTGAGCTGGATGGAAGTGAAGGCTGGCGCAAGCACGTCGACATCACCCTTCCATTGCTAAGGCCGTACGTCACCCTGGTGGCCGTGATCTCCGCCATTGCTGCAACCAAGGTGTTTGAAGAGGTGTTTCTCATGACCCAGGGAGGTCCTGCAGACTCCACAAGGACCCTGGTTTATTACGTCTATGACCAGGCCTTTGCAGAACTAGAAATCAGTTATGCCTGCACGGTTGGCCTTGCTCTGTTCTTACTGGTTTTATTGTTAACAGCCATTCGACTTGCGTTCGGAGGAGAACGAAGCCTTATTTAG
- the aroB gene encoding 3-dehydroquinate synthase, translating into MTQSQPSRTSAAGVRRLSVALEQNPYDVVIRSGGVDQLGAELLRIGIRPNTKILVVSNPDVATPYGARCLSSLEQAGFQASLLTIPAGEEQKTLDTLSTILDAAKEKGLERQSLMLALGGGVVGDMTGFAAACWLRGIGVVQVPTTLLAMVDAAIGGKTGVNHPGGKNLIGAFHQPRLVMIDPDTLQTLPVREFRAGLAEVIKYGVIGDSDLFALLEGSSGFDSPQSITTELLETLLERSAQAKALVVVADEKEGGQRAILNYGHTFGHVVETLTGYGTWLHGEAVAIGMVAVASLAVQRGFFPQSDADRQKRLIERAGLPIDWPDLDPDSVLNTLQGDKKVRNGRLRFVLPSRIGAVSIVDDVSSDEITACLASMR; encoded by the coding sequence ATGACCCAATCCCAACCATCCAGAACCTCAGCGGCAGGTGTGAGACGTCTCAGCGTTGCGCTCGAACAGAATCCTTACGACGTCGTGATTCGCTCCGGCGGTGTGGATCAGCTCGGCGCTGAATTGCTTCGAATCGGGATTCGGCCCAACACCAAAATTCTGGTGGTTAGCAATCCAGATGTTGCTACGCCCTATGGAGCTCGTTGTCTTTCCAGTCTTGAACAGGCAGGATTTCAAGCCAGCTTGCTAACGATTCCCGCGGGTGAAGAGCAAAAAACCTTGGACACCTTGAGCACAATTCTTGATGCTGCCAAAGAGAAAGGATTAGAGCGTCAGTCGCTGATGCTCGCTTTGGGTGGTGGGGTTGTTGGTGACATGACTGGGTTTGCGGCCGCTTGCTGGCTGCGTGGAATCGGTGTGGTGCAAGTTCCTACAACGCTTTTGGCGATGGTGGATGCCGCAATTGGCGGAAAAACTGGTGTGAATCATCCAGGCGGAAAGAACCTGATTGGCGCCTTTCATCAGCCCCGACTGGTGATGATTGATCCAGACACGCTTCAAACGCTTCCCGTGCGGGAATTTAGAGCCGGTCTCGCGGAGGTGATCAAATACGGCGTGATCGGAGATTCAGACCTATTTGCCTTGCTTGAGGGCTCCTCCGGCTTTGACAGTCCTCAGTCGATTACGACCGAGCTGCTGGAAACGCTGCTCGAACGTTCTGCGCAAGCCAAAGCACTCGTTGTGGTTGCCGATGAAAAAGAAGGTGGTCAGAGAGCCATCCTTAATTACGGCCACACGTTTGGACATGTGGTTGAAACACTCACTGGGTATGGCACCTGGCTGCATGGCGAAGCTGTGGCGATTGGCATGGTGGCAGTGGCGTCCCTCGCCGTGCAGCGCGGGTTTTTCCCCCAATCCGATGCTGACCGGCAGAAACGTTTAATTGAACGTGCTGGATTGCCCATTGACTGGCCTGACCTTGATCCAGATTCGGTTTTAAACACGTTGCAGGGAGATAAGAAGGTCCGAAACGGTCGTCTTCGCTTTGTGTTGCCCTCCCGCATTGGCGCTGTGTCGATCGTGGATGACGTCAGCAGTGATGAAATCACAGCTTGCCTGGCTTCGATGCGTTGA